A single Natranaerobius thermophilus JW/NM-WN-LF DNA region contains:
- a CDS encoding pyridoxal-phosphate dependent enzyme, producing the protein MNFLCQNCGKMYEITSLNYTCSCGGLFDFQGTFIGEMKEMVSLGEPVTPIITKSFNNYPLKLKLDHLMPTGSFKDRGAKVLISALKKLGIEEVVEDSSGNAGAAIAAYCAAAGIDCQIYVPESASGSKLKQIQAYGAEVVKVPGDRDDTSRAVKKACKNNYYASHIYNPLFFEGTKTIAHEIYQQIGIPKTMVIPAGNGTLLLGVYKGFYELGNLPKIIAVQSERCAPLTQESDDTTVSASSNPTGDTIAKGIAAKNPPRKLEMLKAISDSRGQVLTVSEDEIKSSRQALWNKGIFVETTAAVAVAGAIKLFDATSSFESTGTLKTDMQDVLVPLTGTGLKEF; encoded by the coding sequence ATGAATTTTCTTTGTCAAAATTGCGGTAAAATGTATGAAATAACTAGTTTAAATTACACTTGTTCTTGTGGGGGTTTGTTTGACTTTCAAGGGACTTTTATTGGTGAAATGAAAGAAATGGTTTCTCTGGGGGAACCAGTAACTCCCATAATAACTAAGTCTTTTAATAATTATCCCTTGAAACTAAAACTTGATCACTTAATGCCTACTGGTTCATTTAAAGATCGAGGGGCTAAGGTACTTATAAGTGCATTGAAAAAGTTGGGTATAGAGGAAGTAGTAGAAGACTCGTCAGGTAATGCGGGAGCTGCTATTGCGGCTTACTGTGCTGCTGCCGGGATTGATTGCCAAATTTATGTTCCTGAGTCTGCTTCGGGCAGCAAATTAAAGCAAATTCAGGCCTATGGTGCTGAGGTAGTTAAAGTACCTGGGGATAGAGATGATACGTCAAGGGCAGTAAAAAAAGCATGTAAAAACAATTATTATGCATCGCATATATATAATCCTTTATTTTTTGAAGGGACTAAAACAATAGCCCATGAAATTTATCAGCAAATAGGTATACCAAAAACAATGGTGATTCCTGCAGGAAATGGTACTTTATTGCTTGGTGTATATAAAGGATTTTATGAATTAGGGAATCTTCCTAAAATTATTGCTGTACAAAGTGAACGTTGTGCCCCATTAACTCAAGAAAGCGATGATACAACTGTTTCAGCTAGTTCGAATCCGACAGGTGACACTATAGCCAAGGGAATTGCGGCTAAAAACCCACCAAGAAAACTGGAGATGCTTAAGGCTATTTCAGATAGTAGGGGGCAAGTACTCACTGTATCTGAAGATGAGATAAAATCCTCTAGACAAGCTCTCTGGAATAAGGGTATTTTTGTTGAAACAACAGCTGCCGTTGCAGTGGCTGGTGCTATAAAGTTATTTGATGCAACTTCATCTTTTGAAAGTACTGGCACTTTAAAAACTGATATGCAAGATGTATTGGTGCCATTAACTGGTACTGGATTAAAAGAGTTTTAA
- a CDS encoding transglycosylase domain-containing protein: MLIILFLGGGTAFGMVVAALQTVPEFEPGQLEATVPSKIKDPDGNEIVRLDREHQREEVSLDQVPDHVIEAFIAIEDARFEEHFGFDVRGISRAAVNNFQETGNPFKGSQGGSTITQQLVKNTFLSPKRLLERKIHEAWLALHVERTYTKEEIMEYYLNYATYFHHNIYGIQAASNFYFDKDVSDLDVEEGALLAGIIRHPSRLSPHNNPDHSKQRQETVLHSMKSQDFISESEFNKALNKELDEILASKPEKQYPYPHFIDYVINEEAKPILEDKIGSVESLPDNVQNAEDLLYHHGLTIHTTIDRELQSYSEDIMDNPENYPETWEDEMGVLQPQGALVVSDPNTGEVRAMVGGRDYGTHNMVNRVTSTRSPGSAMKPINVYAPAIEEGKLTPGTVIDDAPSSWEDGGDSYEPENFTNTFRGLTTVREALVDSLNIPAVRVYDDRLGTEIGAEYAEKFGVTTFTEGDRHNLAASIGGLTKGVKPLELTEAYGTLANNGIRVENHTITKIEDRYGNTIYEREPDYDVVISEETSWLITDILQDVVTEGTAASLNLNFPAAAKTGTSNNFRDAWLVGYTPNLVASFWLGYDYDDIQVQNRTHFTTNIIENVMTHALKDENPPEFQKPDGIEGPIEISEKSGMRASDKTPSEYTTYEFFPEDQIPTGECDIFVEKKVCTAHKYSDNEEGDNSASNQEPKLASDNCPPEATETRVFLDRDDPGFTDDGRTTYDASLMPPEEECTLHEKGDFPEDELEDEDNGLDFFDDDDDHKGEDLEDILEDEDQEDEEIDDEVEESHGDESSQDRDNGTDQDEDASEEKEEENEEELEDTNNNDNASDDENTS; encoded by the coding sequence GTGCTTATAATTTTATTTTTAGGTGGCGGCACGGCCTTTGGTATGGTTGTAGCAGCTCTTCAAACAGTACCAGAATTTGAACCAGGTCAACTAGAAGCTACAGTACCATCAAAAATAAAGGACCCCGACGGAAATGAAATTGTCCGTCTCGACAGAGAACACCAGCGAGAAGAAGTATCTTTAGACCAAGTACCAGATCATGTAATTGAAGCTTTCATAGCCATCGAAGATGCCAGGTTTGAGGAACACTTTGGTTTCGATGTTCGAGGCATCAGTCGAGCGGCAGTCAATAATTTTCAAGAAACTGGTAATCCATTTAAAGGTAGCCAGGGTGGAAGTACTATAACACAGCAGTTGGTTAAAAATACTTTTTTATCACCAAAACGGTTACTTGAAAGGAAAATACATGAGGCTTGGTTAGCTCTACACGTAGAGCGTACTTATACTAAAGAAGAGATAATGGAGTATTATTTAAACTATGCCACATACTTCCACCACAATATCTATGGGATACAAGCAGCTAGTAATTTTTATTTTGACAAAGATGTCAGCGATTTAGATGTTGAAGAAGGCGCGCTTCTAGCAGGAATAATTCGTCATCCAAGTCGACTATCTCCACATAACAATCCGGATCATTCTAAACAAAGGCAGGAAACTGTACTTCATTCTATGAAAAGTCAAGACTTTATCTCAGAATCAGAATTCAACAAGGCTTTAAATAAAGAACTGGATGAAATATTAGCATCGAAACCTGAAAAACAATATCCCTACCCTCATTTTATTGATTATGTCATCAACGAAGAAGCTAAACCTATCTTAGAGGATAAAATTGGTTCTGTAGAAAGTTTACCAGATAATGTACAAAATGCAGAAGATCTACTATATCATCACGGTTTAACAATACACACCACTATTGATAGAGAATTACAGAGTTATTCTGAAGATATAATGGATAATCCAGAGAATTATCCAGAAACTTGGGAAGATGAAATGGGAGTATTGCAACCCCAAGGCGCTTTAGTAGTTTCAGATCCCAATACAGGTGAGGTCAGAGCTATGGTTGGCGGTCGAGATTATGGTACACACAATATGGTGAATAGGGTTACAAGTACAAGATCACCAGGTTCAGCAATGAAACCGATTAATGTATATGCACCTGCTATAGAAGAAGGAAAGTTAACTCCTGGTACTGTAATTGATGATGCTCCTTCCAGCTGGGAAGATGGAGGGGACTCTTACGAACCTGAAAACTTTACCAATACGTTTAGAGGATTGACAACAGTTCGAGAAGCTTTGGTAGATTCATTAAATATCCCTGCTGTTAGGGTCTACGATGACAGATTAGGCACAGAAATTGGCGCCGAATACGCCGAAAAATTTGGTGTAACCACCTTTACTGAAGGAGATAGACATAACTTAGCAGCTTCTATTGGTGGATTAACAAAAGGGGTTAAACCCTTAGAGCTAACTGAAGCTTACGGAACTCTAGCTAATAACGGAATCAGAGTAGAAAACCATACAATTACAAAAATAGAAGATAGGTATGGCAATACCATCTATGAAAGAGAACCAGATTATGATGTAGTAATTTCTGAAGAAACATCCTGGCTGATTACAGATATTTTGCAAGATGTGGTTACAGAAGGAACTGCTGCTTCACTCAATTTAAACTTTCCGGCAGCTGCTAAAACAGGAACATCTAATAACTTCAGAGATGCATGGTTAGTAGGTTACACACCTAATTTAGTTGCGAGTTTCTGGCTTGGCTATGATTATGATGATATTCAAGTTCAAAACAGGACACATTTTACTACTAATATAATTGAAAATGTCATGACACATGCCCTTAAGGATGAAAATCCTCCAGAATTTCAGAAACCAGATGGTATTGAAGGACCAATTGAAATAAGCGAGAAATCTGGCATGCGAGCTTCTGATAAAACACCTTCAGAATATACGACTTACGAGTTTTTCCCTGAAGATCAAATTCCGACTGGTGAATGTGATATATTTGTAGAAAAAAAAGTTTGCACTGCCCATAAATACAGTGATAATGAAGAAGGGGATAACTCAGCAAGCAATCAAGAACCAAAATTAGCCAGTGATAATTGTCCACCTGAGGCAACGGAGACTCGGGTTTTCCTTGATAGAGATGACCCTGGGTTCACTGATGATGGTAGAACAACATATGATGCAAGTCTTATGCCTCCAGAAGAAGAATGTACTCTACATGAAAAAGGGGACTTTCCTGAAGATGAGCTTGAAGACGAAGACAATGGTCTCGATTTCTTCGATGACGACGATGATCATAAAGGAGAAGATTTAGAAGATATCCTTGAGGACGAAGACCAAGAAGATGAAGAAATTGATGATGAGGTTGAAGAAAGCCATGGAGATGAAAGTAGCCAAGATCGAGATAATGGAACAGACCAAGATGAAGATGCATCTGAAGAAAAAGAAGAAGAGAACGAGGAAGAACTAGAAGACACCAACAACAATGATAATGCCAGTGATGATGAAAACACTAGTTAA
- a CDS encoding DUF2062 domain-containing protein, which translates to MRFPTQHLKDKITNLKELIKINTTPRKIALAVAIAIFWNFLPVLGLGSILTFIVAKLLKGSEIIAVAFHLGTGFLIPVFYALNYITGRILLGGKELEILSPIIVMLHNVGQFLAQWFSSSAVNVLVSVTYDFLVGSIFNAVIAFLLAYLVTKFLCRYRERHYNFSS; encoded by the coding sequence ATGAGGTTTCCAACTCAACATTTAAAAGATAAAATCACCAATTTAAAAGAATTAATTAAAATAAATACAACTCCTCGTAAAATTGCTTTAGCTGTTGCCATTGCAATTTTTTGGAATTTTCTTCCGGTTTTAGGTTTGGGGTCTATTTTAACTTTTATTGTTGCTAAATTATTAAAAGGTAGTGAAATAATCGCAGTGGCATTTCATTTGGGGACAGGATTTTTGATTCCGGTATTTTATGCATTGAATTATATAACTGGTAGAATACTTCTGGGTGGTAAAGAACTCGAAATTTTATCACCAATCATTGTAATGCTACACAATGTCGGGCAATTTTTAGCCCAGTGGTTTAGCTCTAGTGCAGTAAATGTATTGGTTTCTGTGACGTATGACTTTTTAGTAGGTTCAATATTTAACGCTGTAATAGCTTTTTTACTTGCATATTTAGTTACTAAGTTTTTGTGTCGGTATAGAGAACGTCATTATAATTTTTCTTCATAA
- a CDS encoding DUF2179 domain-containing protein: protein MTMIIIILIINIVYVSFLTIRMLFTLKGQRYLAALLSSVEVFVYILGLGLVLENLDQIQNLIAYAVGFALGVLVGTKIEEKLALGYVTVKVISKQVKYPFADLLREKGFGVTSWVGKGMEGERQVMEILTSRKDQKDLYNYVIAMDPSAFIISYEPQHFHGGFWVSSLKKYAKKRGEQVEHLHEENLPGVNEEEVEEIKDEIPDEPVEEKREDNKLQNDDNRK from the coding sequence ATGACCATGATTATAATTATATTAATAATAAATATAGTTTACGTATCCTTTTTAACTATTCGGATGTTATTCACTTTGAAAGGACAGCGATATCTAGCAGCATTGCTAAGTTCAGTGGAAGTATTTGTTTATATACTTGGATTAGGATTAGTCCTTGAAAATTTAGATCAAATTCAAAATTTAATTGCCTATGCCGTTGGTTTTGCCTTAGGGGTGTTAGTCGGAACTAAGATAGAAGAAAAACTTGCTCTTGGTTACGTAACTGTGAAGGTCATCAGTAAGCAAGTCAAATACCCCTTTGCTGATTTACTGCGTGAAAAAGGATTTGGAGTTACTTCATGGGTCGGTAAAGGAATGGAAGGCGAACGACAGGTGATGGAAATTCTAACATCACGCAAAGATCAGAAGGATCTATACAATTATGTTATTGCCATGGATCCCAGTGCTTTTATAATAAGTTATGAGCCGCAACATTTTCATGGTGGTTTCTGGGTTTCAAGCTTGAAAAAATACGCTAAAAAACGAGGTGAGCAGGTCGAACACCTACATGAAGAAAACTTGCCTGGAGTTAATGAAGAAGAGGTGGAAGAAATTAAAGATGAGATCCCTGATGAACCAGTAGAGGAAAAGCGAGAAGATAATAAATTACAGAATGATGATAACAGAAAATAA
- a CDS encoding RNA polymerase sigma factor, giving the protein MAFTIQESEFEKIFAYLRPKIYRFFYYKMHNHDEAEELTQETFRKVWGRLDHLKLTPDQITSYIYTTARNTLYDFWRKRKISTVGLDEIANVVAKDNPEQLALIEEENEMIKRALGVLPEEQRLVIELRFVEGLTTKETAIQLLKSPGSVRSLQHRAIKNLKNIITRNQAENPLHN; this is encoded by the coding sequence ATGGCTTTTACAATTCAAGAAAGTGAGTTTGAGAAAATATTTGCTTATCTGAGGCCAAAAATCTATAGATTTTTTTACTATAAAATGCACAATCATGATGAAGCGGAAGAATTGACACAAGAAACATTTAGAAAAGTTTGGGGTCGACTAGATCACTTAAAACTTACCCCCGATCAAATTACTAGTTACATTTATACTACGGCGAGAAACACTTTGTATGATTTTTGGAGAAAACGAAAAATATCGACAGTGGGTTTAGATGAGATCGCTAATGTTGTTGCAAAAGATAATCCCGAACAACTAGCTCTAATTGAAGAAGAAAATGAGATGATCAAACGTGCTTTAGGAGTTTTGCCTGAGGAACAAAGACTTGTAATAGAATTGAGGTTCGTTGAGGGGTTAACCACAAAAGAAACCGCAATTCAATTGTTAAAATCTCCAGGATCTGTCAGAAGTTTACAACATCGAGCCATTAAAAATTTAAAAAATATTATTACTAGAAATCAAGCAGAAAACCCACTACATAACTAA
- a CDS encoding PhzF family phenazine biosynthesis protein: MTGSNIYIFQVDAFTKKPFSGNPAAVCITDSKMEEGWMQKVAQEMNLSETAFLWPSNDKSFNLKWFTPTTEVDLCGHATLAAAKILFSQNYLSQSEKNEITFNTNSGKLTANLIDNMIELDFPIEREVALEEYDELIRALRIGYSSIKFVGKNQFDFLVEVESEEKLGEIAPDHNKLAELTERGVIVTSASSLPSYDFVSRFFAPAVGVAEDPVTGSAHCNLGPYWKDRLHKDELIAYQDSDRGGEIKVKVDEQNDRVILGGQAVVVFKGTLLCQ, encoded by the coding sequence TTGACTGGGTCTAATATTTATATTTTTCAGGTTGATGCTTTTACTAAAAAGCCTTTTTCAGGCAACCCCGCCGCTGTTTGTATTACCGATAGTAAGATGGAAGAGGGATGGATGCAAAAAGTAGCTCAAGAAATGAATTTGTCAGAAACAGCTTTTTTATGGCCTTCTAATGATAAAAGTTTTAATTTAAAATGGTTCACCCCCACTACTGAAGTAGATCTCTGTGGTCATGCTACTCTAGCTGCAGCTAAAATTTTGTTTTCTCAAAATTATTTATCACAATCAGAAAAAAATGAAATTACATTTAATACAAATAGTGGCAAGCTGACGGCTAATTTAATAGACAATATGATTGAATTAGATTTTCCCATTGAACGGGAAGTGGCTCTAGAGGAGTATGATGAACTGATTAGGGCATTGAGAATTGGTTATTCATCAATTAAGTTTGTAGGAAAAAATCAGTTTGACTTTTTAGTGGAAGTTGAATCTGAAGAGAAATTAGGCGAAATAGCTCCAGACCATAATAAATTAGCTGAACTGACAGAACGGGGGGTTATTGTTACTAGTGCTAGCTCATTACCTTCTTATGACTTTGTGTCTAGATTTTTTGCACCTGCAGTAGGGGTAGCTGAGGATCCGGTGACGGGATCAGCTCATTGCAATTTAGGTCCTTATTGGAAAGATCGTCTTCATAAAGATGAATTAATAGCTTATCAGGATTCAGATCGGGGTGGAGAGATAAAAGTAAAAGTTGATGAGCAAAATGATCGTGTGATCCTCGGTGGTCAGGCGGTTGTTGTGTTTAAAGGCACTTTATTGTGCCAATAA
- a CDS encoding S1 family peptidase has translation MKNWNQNKNRNEKEFEYKENNHLDRDEEFENEELEDEEFYFPEEYWDFEFDEEDDEDWTEFDERKSKIRKIFTAAVLVMFVITAMTGVFNVLANFPIDAYLESLDLRDNPQVKELKKSVVMVSGHGEAQKNSISTRQAGSGFNIDPSGKILTNRHVVEDATNISVNFREEEKGFPVEEWHGAPYPNIDMAILEIQGENLPYVELKDDPIASLDKGQDVLIIGNPRGIGSLAVEGELMKIHELSGTPHSILEIDAHIHPGHSGSPVFDAEGEVVGIIYASRETNDGKQVGLAVSLKDVKDLEKFKDRGE, from the coding sequence ATGAAGAATTGGAACCAAAACAAAAATAGAAATGAAAAAGAATTCGAATATAAGGAGAATAATCATTTAGATAGGGATGAAGAGTTTGAAAATGAAGAATTAGAAGATGAAGAATTTTATTTTCCTGAAGAATACTGGGACTTTGAATTTGATGAAGAAGACGATGAGGACTGGACTGAGTTTGATGAAAGAAAAAGCAAGATTCGAAAAATATTTACAGCGGCTGTGTTAGTGATGTTTGTTATTACAGCTATGACCGGAGTATTTAATGTTTTAGCTAATTTTCCTATTGATGCGTATTTAGAATCTTTGGATTTGAGAGATAACCCCCAAGTAAAAGAACTGAAAAAAAGTGTTGTTATGGTATCAGGACATGGAGAAGCCCAAAAAAACTCTATTTCTACAAGACAGGCGGGCTCTGGTTTTAATATTGATCCTTCGGGTAAAATACTGACTAATCGTCATGTTGTTGAAGACGCTACTAATATTTCCGTGAATTTCAGAGAAGAAGAAAAGGGATTTCCTGTTGAGGAATGGCACGGTGCTCCTTACCCAAATATCGATATGGCTATTTTAGAAATTCAGGGAGAAAATTTACCCTATGTTGAGCTTAAGGATGATCCGATCGCATCTTTAGACAAAGGTCAAGATGTTTTGATTATTGGTAATCCCAGGGGGATAGGGAGCCTGGCTGTAGAAGGTGAACTCATGAAAATTCACGAACTTTCCGGGACACCTCATAGTATTTTAGAAATAGATGCCCATATTCATCCTGGACATAGTGGTAGCCCTGTATTTGATGCAGAAGGTGAAGTAGTGGGAATTATATACGCTTCGCGTGAAACAAATGATGGTAAACAAGTAGGTTTAGCAGTTTCTTTAAAAGACGTGAAAGATCTAGAAAAATTTAAGGATAGAGGGGAATAA
- a CDS encoding polysaccharide deacetylase family protein, with protein sequence MKGHNLILLVIIALLLLPTTIFAEETQLEVQEKEIEEAEEEYLQVYRVESGDNLYSLASEFETSIDELISLNPIEKPDHLLEGQVMVVPGRVTEEYTIESGDTLSQIAEDYEVDMDMLAEYNNLKDEDILISGQTLEIPLTHPSYEMNDGYSNWYPQNNWENLYNFGEEADKQIALTFDDGPDDYYTDEVLDILDEYQIPSTFYFVGNQIENYPEVVERTDSEGHEIGNHSWDHSNFLDLESEEIEEQVLKTEEAIKEITGNRTATFRPPYGALDTQGIAQLAEMDYNVINWSVDSWDWLDKHPDLFHINVLPNVDSGSIILMHSYSSGEDDNRDHLLEALPELIETLKSQGYEFVTVSELLNVNSYK encoded by the coding sequence ATGAAAGGGCACAACCTAATTTTACTTGTCATAATAGCTTTATTGCTTTTACCTACTACAATTTTTGCAGAAGAAACACAATTAGAAGTTCAAGAAAAGGAAATTGAAGAAGCTGAGGAAGAGTATCTGCAAGTTTACAGGGTTGAATCAGGGGATAATTTGTATTCACTGGCTAGTGAATTTGAAACCAGTATTGACGAATTAATCTCACTAAATCCTATCGAGAAGCCAGATCATCTGTTAGAAGGTCAAGTGATGGTGGTTCCAGGCAGAGTGACAGAAGAATATACCATTGAGTCAGGGGATACATTGTCTCAAATAGCTGAGGATTATGAAGTTGATATGGACATGCTTGCGGAGTATAATAATTTAAAAGACGAAGACATATTAATTTCCGGACAAACCTTAGAAATCCCTTTAACTCACCCTTCTTATGAAATGAATGATGGTTATAGTAACTGGTATCCCCAAAATAACTGGGAAAACTTGTATAACTTCGGTGAAGAAGCGGATAAACAGATTGCACTAACCTTCGATGATGGTCCAGACGATTATTATACAGATGAAGTTTTGGATATTTTAGATGAATACCAAATCCCCAGTACCTTTTATTTTGTTGGGAACCAAATTGAAAATTATCCTGAAGTAGTAGAGCGCACTGACTCTGAGGGACATGAAATAGGCAACCATTCTTGGGACCATTCAAACTTCTTAGATTTAGAATCAGAAGAAATTGAAGAACAAGTTCTTAAAACAGAAGAAGCTATCAAAGAAATTACTGGCAACCGGACAGCAACTTTCCGCCCACCTTATGGAGCCTTAGATACTCAAGGGATAGCCCAATTGGCAGAAATGGATTACAACGTGATTAATTGGTCAGTAGATTCTTGGGACTGGTTAGACAAGCATCCAGATTTATTTCATATTAATGTATTACCAAATGTAGATAGTGGTTCGATTATTTTAATGCATTCATATTCAAGCGGAGAAGATGATAATCGAGACCATTTGTTAGAAGCATTGCCGGAGCTAATAGAAACTCTAAAATCACAGGGATATGAATTTGTGACAGTAAGTGAATTATTAAATGTTAATTCCTATAAGTAA
- the pcp gene encoding pyroglutamyl-peptidase I: MPKKLTKLMITGFDPFGTEKVNPSWRAVSNIPDKIESVEIIKQQLPTVFDKSLEKLISQIEDKDPDAIILTGQAGGRHAISVERVAINVNDANIPDNENNKPKDNYIFDHGPTAFFSTLPYKEIVDQIRNYEQIPAEVSNSAGTFVCNHVMYGMLYHLHQRNKPIKGGFIHVPFLPEQVLNKPGKPYMALDDIVKGLLRAIKVTCEV; encoded by the coding sequence ATGCCCAAAAAATTGACAAAATTAATGATAACTGGTTTTGATCCATTTGGAACAGAAAAAGTCAATCCTTCCTGGAGGGCGGTAAGTAATATCCCTGATAAAATTGAATCAGTGGAGATAATTAAGCAGCAATTACCTACTGTATTTGATAAGTCACTTGAAAAGTTGATTTCACAAATTGAAGACAAGGACCCTGATGCAATAATATTGACTGGTCAAGCTGGAGGTCGACATGCAATTTCAGTAGAACGTGTTGCAATAAATGTTAATGATGCGAATATACCTGATAATGAAAATAACAAGCCCAAAGATAATTATATATTTGATCATGGACCAACAGCTTTTTTCTCAACTCTACCTTATAAAGAAATAGTAGATCAAATAAGGAACTATGAACAAATTCCGGCAGAGGTTTCAAACTCTGCCGGTACCTTTGTTTGTAATCACGTTATGTATGGTATGCTTTATCATCTGCATCAGCGAAATAAACCCATTAAAGGCGGATTTATTCATGTGCCTTTTTTACCAGAACAGGTACTAAATAAACCTGGTAAACCTTATATGGCTTTAGATGATATAGTAAAAGGATTACTCCGAGCTATCAAGGTAACTTGTGAAGTCTAA
- the ltrA gene encoding group II intron reverse transcriptase/maturase — protein sequence MTVTNKGMKCRQLLTGESCKEGSPQKNSAEHEGYAGVHSSLRITENNISNANLSKGNLLEEILDRDNMNKAFKKIKSNKGSHGIDGMGVDELLQYLKENGDHLRQRVLDGKYRPNPVRRVEIPKEDGKKRKLGIPTVVDRVIQQAIAQVLSPIYEEQFSDNSYGFRPGRSTHDAIKKSQQNINEGYKYVVDMDLEKYFDTVNQSKLIEVLSKTIKDGRVISLINKYLRAGVMIKHTYKDTEVGVPQGGPLSPILSNIMLHELDKELEKRGHEFVRYADDLLIFCKSRRSAGRTLKNILPFIENKLFLKVNKDKTVVAYVGKVRFLGFGFYRHKGKARLRVHLKSVTKMRTRIKELTSRSYGISNEARAKKLSRYIMGWVNYFKPADMKNLLINTDSWMRRRIRMIYWKQWKKVRTKFKMLKFFGANKYKAWEYANTRKGYWRISNSPVLSKSLGNDVIKGFGFLFFSEYYRQVKA from the coding sequence ATGACTGTTACCAATAAAGGAATGAAGTGCCGCCAACTTCTGACAGGCGAAAGCTGCAAAGAAGGCTCACCGCAGAAGAATAGTGCGGAACACGAAGGATATGCGGGAGTGCACAGTTCTTTAAGGATAACTGAAAACAACATCTCCAATGCAAACTTGTCGAAGGGGAATTTGCTAGAGGAAATTTTGGATAGAGACAACATGAATAAAGCATTCAAGAAAATAAAATCCAACAAAGGCTCTCACGGGATTGATGGGATGGGAGTAGATGAACTTCTACAATATCTCAAAGAAAACGGGGACCACCTCAGGCAAAGAGTCCTGGACGGTAAATACCGCCCTAATCCCGTCAGAAGGGTAGAGATACCTAAAGAAGATGGGAAGAAAAGAAAATTAGGCATACCTACAGTGGTAGACAGGGTAATCCAACAAGCAATAGCCCAAGTACTATCTCCAATATATGAGGAGCAATTCTCAGATAACAGCTATGGTTTTCGCCCTGGACGCAGTACTCATGATGCAATTAAGAAAAGTCAACAAAACATAAATGAAGGATACAAATATGTAGTAGATATGGACTTGGAGAAATACTTTGACACAGTAAACCAGAGCAAATTGATAGAAGTGCTATCTAAGACAATAAAAGACGGTCGAGTAATATCTCTTATCAACAAATATCTAAGAGCAGGAGTAATGATCAAACACACCTATAAGGATACAGAAGTTGGCGTGCCCCAGGGCGGGCCTCTTAGCCCTATCCTCAGTAACATAATGCTCCACGAATTGGATAAAGAACTTGAGAAAAGGGGGCACGAATTCGTCCGCTATGCGGACGACCTGCTAATCTTTTGTAAAAGCAGAAGAAGTGCCGGACGCACCTTGAAGAACATACTACCCTTCATCGAAAATAAACTATTTCTCAAAGTAAATAAAGATAAAACTGTAGTTGCCTATGTAGGAAAGGTAAGATTTCTTGGGTTTGGCTTTTACAGACATAAAGGAAAAGCCAGATTAAGAGTTCATCTTAAATCAGTTACAAAGATGAGAACGAGAATAAAAGAACTCACATCTAGAAGTTATGGAATAAGCAACGAAGCCAGAGCAAAGAAACTTAGCCGATACATTATGGGTTGGGTTAACTACTTTAAACCAGCTGATATGAAGAATCTGTTAATAAATACTGACAGTTGGATGAGAAGGCGTATTCGCATGATTTACTGGAAACAATGGAAGAAAGTGAGAACAAAATTTAAAATGCTCAAGTTCTTTGGAGCCAATAAATACAAAGCATGGGAATATGCAAACACAAGAAAGGGCTACTGGAGAATTTCCAATAGCCCCGTCTTATCCAAATCCCTTGGAAATGATGTAATCAAAGGATTTGGTTTCCTATTCTTTTCGGAATATTATCGACAAGTTAAAGCGTAA